Sequence from the Capillibacterium thermochitinicola genome:
CACGGTACCTGGGGACTGGCGTAAACAAAGGCCCCCGGGTAATAGGGCTCCGGTAACGGTGTCCCGGTGGCCACACTCGGGTAGCGTTCTTTCTCCCGCGGCGGGCAGGGCACCGGGCTAAACTCCGGCCTTTCCGGAACAGGATGGAAATGACCTTCCCACGGCGGACAGGGCGGACACGGCATCGGCGGCGGCGGGGGGCACGGTTGCGGCATGGGCATCGATGGAGGACACGGCTGTGGCATGGGCATTGGAATGCAGAGCAATTCTCCGGGTTGGAGCTGATTGGGGTCGGTGATCTGCGGGTTCAGGAATAAAAGTTCCTCCACGCTCACCCCCAACCGTTGGGCAATGTCAAAAAGCGTCTCCCCAGGGGTCACCATATAAGTCAAACCGGTCGGACATGGCGGCGACGGTTGCGTCATCGGCGGTAAACAAATTACTTGCCCCGGAAAGATCAGATCCGGGTTGACAATTTGCGGGTTGACCGCCAGCAGCGCCTCTAAAGTAACGCCAAAACGCTGGGCGATCTGAAACAAGGTGTCCCCCGGGACGACGGTGTAAGTAGCACCGGGACAAGAGGGAACCGGGTGCATTGCCGTTTGGTCGTAGATTTCCTGGTCCGGGAAGATCTGGTCTACGTACATACTTCTCCCTCCTTAATGCAGAAACCAAGTTCCTGGTCAAAAAGCTATCTCCTGCTCTTTCCAATGATGACAACAGTGGCTTGAACAGCTTTCAATCTAGCATATTCGGGGCGATCACTATTTGTCCCCGGGCGGAAAGTACAAGTAACAAGCGCCCATGACTATGTTATAATAAAGGCGATTACTTGTGAGTAGGAGGTCGTTCATGTCCCAACTCCCCCCCCCTGCAGATCAGAATTCTCCCGGCCTGGCGGGGACGGACCATCGAATCCATCCTGCGCCAGGAGTTTTCCTTCTCCCGCCGGCAAATTATTGCCCTCAAAAAATGTAATGGGCTGATCTTAAACGGCGTTCCCGTCTATGCGAAAACCCGGCTCCGGGGTGGCGAGAACTTGCTCGTCCGGTTTCCGCCCCCACCCCCCCAGAAGCTCATGCCGGAAAAGATCGACGTGGAGATCACCTATGAAGATCCCGATCTGATCGTGGTGAATAAACCTGCCGGGATGCTGGTCCATCCCGTGCGCTTTCACCGGAGCGGAACTTTAGCCAATGCCTTAACATACCACTGGCAAAAAACCGGGTCCGCCGCAGCCTTCCATGCGGTGCACCGTTTAGACCAGTCCACCTCGGGCTTGCTTTTGATCGCCAAAAATCCCTGGTCCCACCAGCAGCTCTCTTTACAGTTGCAAAATAATTCGATCAACCGGCTATACCTGGCCGTCACCGCCGGTTTTCTCCCGGCCACCCACGGTTTGATTACTGCCCCGATCAAAAAAGGTGCCACCGGGATTAAACGGTACATCGCCCCCGACGGCCAACCCGCCTGTACCCGTTTCCGGACACTTAAGCAGTCGGAGCAAGCCGCCCTTCATCTGGTCAAGTTAATCACCGGGCGCACCCATCAGATCCGGGTGCACTTTGCACATATGGGTGCCCCGTTATGGGGTGATGCCCTCTACGGACACCCCGACCCGCACTTTTCCCGTCCGGCGCTCCATGCGGTCAGCCTCAGTTTTATTCACCCCCGTCACCAGCGGCGGGTCAAGTTTCGCGCGCCGCTACCGCCGGACCTGAAAACATTAACCCACCATCTGGGGTTAATCCCGTCTGAAGATCGGGTTACATGTACTTTTTAATTTCGTAACATCATTTCGG
This genomic interval carries:
- a CDS encoding LysM peptidoglycan-binding domain-containing protein; the protein is MYVDQIFPDQEIYDQTAMHPVPSCPGATYTVVPGDTLFQIAQRFGVTLEALLAVNPQIVNPDLIFPGQVICLPPMTQPSPPCPTGLTYMVTPGETLFDIAQRLGVSVEELLFLNPQITDPNQLQPGELLCIPMPMPQPCPPSMPMPQPCPPPPPMPCPPCPPWEGHFHPVPERPEFSPVPCPPREKERYPSVATGTPLPEPYYPGAFVYASPQVPWEECPYRPRRRRRLCRRRRRLF
- a CDS encoding RluA family pseudouridine synthase, yielding MLPAWRGRTIESILRQEFSFSRRQIIALKKCNGLILNGVPVYAKTRLRGGENLLVRFPPPPPQKLMPEKIDVEITYEDPDLIVVNKPAGMLVHPVRFHRSGTLANALTYHWQKTGSAAAFHAVHRLDQSTSGLLLIAKNPWSHQQLSLQLQNNSINRLYLAVTAGFLPATHGLITAPIKKGATGIKRYIAPDGQPACTRFRTLKQSEQAALHLVKLITGRTHQIRVHFAHMGAPLWGDALYGHPDPHFSRPALHAVSLSFIHPRHQRRVKFRAPLPPDLKTLTHHLGLIPSEDRVTCTF